In Planococcus versutus, the DNA window TGACAGTTGCCGATAATATTTTGTTTGGACTGTTTCGCATGAAAAAAGCGGACAAAAAGAAACGACTTCAAGAAGTATTAGAGCTAGTTGAATTAGAAGGCTATGAAAAGCGGTATCCTCACCAATTAAGTGGTGGGCAACAACAGCGTGTGGCAATTGCCCGAGCGCTTGCGCCTAATCCTCATCTTCTCTTGCTTGATGAGCCATTTAGCAATTTGGATGCAGAGTTACAAGAAAAAATACGGAAAGAATTGCGTGACATTCTAAAAAAAGCGAACATTACTTCTATTTTTGTGACACATGACGAAAAAGATGCACATATTTTAGCAGATCGGATTGTTAAAATTAAAAATGGTCACACTGACTTTATAGGTCGCCCGTGTGATTTACTCGACGTATACCGTCAAGAAGGTCACAGTGAAACTGCTGTTCCACTAGAAGAAAAACAATTAATGCATAGCTAAAAATAGCCAACTCTCTTTTATTTACTAAAAGAAGGTTGGCTGTTTTTTGTTATTACGAATTATGATTTTCTCCAATTGTTGATAAACTCGCTGTCTTTTGCATCACATCTTCTGTTTCAATGGTTTTGCGTGCCACACCTGTTTCGATAGCAGCTTTAGCAACTGCTGCAGCTACAGCCGAAGCTACACGTAAATCGAATGGCTTTGGAATAACGTAATCCTCATGAAGCTCATTTGTCTCAAGCAAGCCTGCAATGGCTTCGACTGCAGCGATTTTCATTGCATCATTAATATCTGTCGCCAATACATCCAGTGCGCCTCTAAAAAGTCCGGGGAATGCTAAAACGTTATTCACTTGGTTTGGAAAATCAGAACGCCCTGTTCCAACAACTTTTGCACCAGCTTTTTTCGCTAAATGTGGCAGAATTTCAGGATTCGGATTAGCCATTGCAAAAATAATTGCATCACGATTCATTGAACGTACCATGTCTTCAGTCAATGCGCCTTCTGCTGAAACGCCAATGAAAATGTCTGCTCCTTGAATGACATCGGCAAGTTGACCTTGGTTGCGTTCATAATTGCTCATTTCAGCCACTTCTTCTTTAAATGGATTCATGCCGTGGGGACGTCCTTTATAGATAGCACCTTTAGTATCACACATAATCAACTGTCCAAACCCAAACTTACTTAGTAATTTAACGATAGCAATTCCCGCAGCTCCTGCGCCGTTGACTACAACTTTGGTTTCTTGCACGTCTTTGCCTACCAATTTCAACGCGTTGATCAACCCAGCAAGTGTCACAATTGCCGTGCCGTGTTGATCATCATGAAATACAGGAATGCCCATTTCTTTTTTCAGCCTTTCTTCCACAATAAAACAAGTAGGAGCTGAAATGTCTTCGAGATTGACTCCGCCAAATCCAGGTTCGAGCAACTTTACCGTTTGAATAATCAACTCAGCATCCGTTGTATCCAAACATATTGGAAACGCATCGACACCCGCGAATTCCTTAAACAGCACAGCCTTGCCTTCCATTACAGGTAACGATGCAAGAGGTCCGATATTGCCTAAACCTAGAACAGCAGTTCCATCTGTGACAACGGCTACCATATTGCTCTTCATCGTGTACTCATGAACCTTTGATGGATCTGCAGCAATTTCTCTACAAGGTTCAGCTACTCCTGGAGAATAAGCAAGACTCAAGTCTCTTTCGTTTTCCACCGCCACTTTTGAACGAATCTCTAGTTTGCCTTGATGCATTCTATGCAATTGCAGCGAATCACTCTTTAAATTGGACATTTGCCTCATCTCCTTCTATTCATAATTGTTTATTATATAGCGTATTCACATAATAAAAAGAGTTTTCACTTATTTTAGATATTATTCAGACTTTAGGCGGATAAGACGATCGAGTATGATCATTTGATAAATTTACTAACTTAAGGAGCAGTAAAATTCTCTCTTTCTTTTTTTAGAGTTAAATAGCAGTCCAGCCTCCATCTACTTTAATGGTTTCACCTGTTACAAAATTAGCTAAGTTTGACGCTAAATACAGGACTGCTCCCGAAATATCTTCAG includes these proteins:
- a CDS encoding NAD(P)-dependent malic enzyme; its protein translation is MSNLKSDSLQLHRMHQGKLEIRSKVAVENERDLSLAYSPGVAEPCREIAADPSKVHEYTMKSNMVAVVTDGTAVLGLGNIGPLASLPVMEGKAVLFKEFAGVDAFPICLDTTDAELIIQTVKLLEPGFGGVNLEDISAPTCFIVEERLKKEMGIPVFHDDQHGTAIVTLAGLINALKLVGKDVQETKVVVNGAGAAGIAIVKLLSKFGFGQLIMCDTKGAIYKGRPHGMNPFKEEVAEMSNYERNQGQLADVIQGADIFIGVSAEGALTEDMVRSMNRDAIIFAMANPNPEILPHLAKKAGAKVVGTGRSDFPNQVNNVLAFPGLFRGALDVLATDINDAMKIAAVEAIAGLLETNELHEDYVIPKPFDLRVASAVAAAVAKAAIETGVARKTIETEDVMQKTASLSTIGENHNS
- a CDS encoding ABC transporter ATP-binding protein, which gives rise to MFVTIENLCFSYPNTKAVALDNFSLEIEKGEVISILGRSGSGKSTVLRLLAGLENPSLGTVTIQDQVLCDEKTFIQPEKRGIGMVFQDYALFPHMTVADNILFGLFRMKKADKKKRLQEVLELVELEGYEKRYPHQLSGGQQQRVAIARALAPNPHLLLLDEPFSNLDAELQEKIRKELRDILKKANITSIFVTHDEKDAHILADRIVKIKNGHTDFIGRPCDLLDVYRQEGHSETAVPLEEKQLMHS